One genomic window of Tribolium castaneum strain GA2 chromosome 10, icTriCast1.1, whole genome shotgun sequence includes the following:
- the LOC107397476 gene encoding uncharacterized protein LOC107397476 codes for MYQVFPFLVAANFALPKLRLPVEMWSTIFRFLDPSSLLNVVRTDGLWREVSHGDPVLRRTIQEELVAERRRQRQEILNPGLLMTVERKGPAEMFGTNGTKTVRCRAPTVVQQPPVEFLRPAKRRRNGGLQPSEKNSQTRPRKLLRL; via the exons ATGTACCAAGTGTTTCCTTTCCTCGTCGCTGCGAATTTCGCCCTGCCGAAGCTCCGTCTGCCCGTGGAGATGTGGTCCACCATTTTTCG GTTTTTAGACCCTTCGTCCCTTCTGAACGTTGTTCGAACTGATGGCCTGTGGAGGGAAGTCAGTCACGGGGATCCTGTCTTGCGAAGAACAATCCAAGAAGAACTGGTTGCCGAACGTCGAAGACAACGACAAGAGATTCTGAATCCGGGTTTGCTGATGACGGTCGAGCGCAAAGGACCAGCGGAAATGTTCGGAACCAACGGCACGAAAACGGTCCGGTGCAGGGCTCCAACAGTGGTCCAACAACCACCCGTGGAATTTTTACGACCCGCCAAACGACGGCGCAATGGAGGACTGCAACCCAGCGAGAAAAATTCTCAAACTCGTCCTCGTAAATTGTTAAGACTGTag
- the LOC103314824 gene encoding uncharacterized protein LOC103314824, with protein sequence MYQVFPFLVAANFALPKLRLPVEMWSTIFRFLDPSSLLNVVRTDGLWREVSHGDPVLRRTIQEELVAERQRQRDEILNPGLLMTIERQGPTKQFGTNGTKTVRCRAPTVVQQPPAEFLRPVEEKTKKKRPARTGKNVRTQSPKLLRL encoded by the exons ATGTACCAAGTGTTTCCTTTCCTCGTCGCTGCGAATTTCGCCCTGCCGAAGCTCCGTCTGCCGGTGGAGATGTGGTCCACCATTTTTCG GTTCTTGGACCCTTCATCTCTCTTGAACGTGGTTCGAACTGACGGCCTGTGGAGGGAAGTCAGTCACGGAGATCCAGTCTTGCGAAGAACAATTCAGGAAGAATTGGTTGCCGAACGTCAGAGACAACGAGACGAGATTTTGAATCCGGGTTTGCTGATGACGATTGAGCGCCAAGGACCAACGAAACAGTTTGGCACCAATGGCACGAAAACTGTTCGTTGTAGAGCTCCAACCGTGGTCCAACAACCCCCCGCCGAATTTTTACGACCCGTTgaagaaaaaaccaaaaaaaagcGACCAGCACGAACTGGGAAAAATGTTCGGACTCAATCTCCTAAGCTGTTAAGACTGTAG